In a genomic window of Leptospira brenneri:
- a CDS encoding bacitracin resistance protein BacA, translating to MDPNEIYTPPGGPPPPNPNVKFLFEKWGEPAIRQLVSNFYDLVASSEIKWMFQSDWDIAKEKQADFLIQVLGGPSYYIEKWGPARMRMRHFVFPISEKERAVWFRCYDEALQGFDFEHEDKIDFLYFLDGFSGWMVNRKDSVSE from the coding sequence TTGGATCCGAATGAAATATACACCCCACCCGGTGGTCCTCCTCCCCCAAACCCAAACGTAAAATTTCTATTTGAAAAATGGGGTGAACCTGCCATTCGACAGCTTGTCTCTAATTTTTATGACTTAGTTGCTAGTTCCGAAATCAAATGGATGTTTCAAAGTGATTGGGACATCGCCAAAGAGAAACAAGCTGATTTTTTAATTCAAGTGTTAGGTGGGCCAAGTTATTATATTGAAAAATGGGGTCCTGCCAGGATGCGGATGCGTCATTTTGTATTTCCCATTTCTGAAAAAGAAAGGGCAGTGTGGTTTCGTTGTTATGATGAAGCCTTACAAGGGTTTGATTTCGAACATGAAGATAAGATCGATTTTTTGTATTTTTTAGATGGGTTTAGTGGTTGGATGGTCAATCGAAAAGATTCAGTTTCGGAATGA
- a CDS encoding LEPBI_I2431 family sigma-54 regulated protein: MLNTRRTERIESMDWDDLVLKLFSINENPEFLIARIGNISELGVSGNLNQEIRLNDRDLVTGIIESDLTRSRISFKGKIAWIKETDRGRHFGIKFLEELILPNFIIARSIAESAA; this comes from the coding sequence ATGTTGAATACAAGAAGAACGGAACGCATTGAATCAATGGATTGGGATGATTTGGTTTTGAAACTTTTTTCAATCAATGAAAATCCAGAGTTCCTGATCGCAAGGATTGGCAACATTTCGGAATTAGGTGTGAGCGGAAACCTAAACCAAGAAATCCGGTTGAATGATCGTGATCTCGTAACGGGAATCATTGAAAGTGACCTGACTCGGTCGCGGATTTCATTCAAAGGAAAGATTGCTTGGATCAAAGAAACGGACCGAGGCAGACATTTCGGAATCAAATTTTTGGAAGAGTTGATTTTGCCAAATTTCATCATTGCAAGATCCATTGCAGAGTCTGCTGCCTAA
- a CDS encoding HpcH/HpaI aldolase/citrate lyase family protein has translation MALTHPQSALFAGEKPFPIIPACEHFAGSEKLITKALELQNKLGGLFDITMDCEDGAQTGKEKEHAEMIVRIQNSELNKHKMSGVRIHDYTNEHWRGDVDIIVPGAGNVIAYITIPKPTKASQVKEQITYIQEACKKAGIKREIPIHVLIETHGALNDVFEIAALPWLQVLDFGLMDFISGHHGAIPASCMKSPGQFDHELLRRGKANLVAAALMNGVIPAHNVTLDLKNIYQTYADAKRAHDEFGFLRMWSIYPAQIQSILDAMAPNFAETQTACDILIKAQDAEWGPIQHDGDLHDRATYRYFWELVQRAKLTGQKLPEEVEKRFFSN, from the coding sequence ATGGCACTGACTCACCCGCAATCTGCACTCTTTGCAGGAGAAAAACCTTTCCCTATCATCCCTGCTTGTGAACACTTCGCTGGATCTGAAAAACTCATCACGAAAGCTCTCGAGTTACAAAATAAACTCGGTGGACTTTTCGACATCACGATGGACTGCGAAGACGGTGCCCAAACAGGAAAAGAGAAAGAACACGCAGAAATGATTGTTCGCATTCAAAACTCCGAGTTGAACAAACACAAAATGAGTGGGGTTCGTATTCACGACTACACAAACGAACACTGGCGTGGGGATGTTGATATCATTGTTCCTGGTGCAGGAAACGTAATTGCTTACATCACAATTCCAAAACCGACAAAAGCAAGTCAGGTGAAAGAGCAAATCACTTACATTCAAGAAGCTTGCAAAAAAGCGGGAATCAAACGCGAAATTCCAATTCATGTTCTCATCGAAACTCACGGTGCACTGAATGATGTATTCGAAATTGCAGCACTTCCTTGGTTGCAAGTTCTAGATTTCGGTCTTATGGACTTCATTTCTGGTCACCATGGTGCTATCCCTGCATCTTGTATGAAATCACCTGGCCAATTTGACCACGAACTCCTTCGTCGTGGAAAGGCAAATTTAGTGGCAGCAGCCCTAATGAATGGAGTGATTCCAGCCCATAATGTAACTCTTGATCTTAAGAATATTTACCAAACTTATGCCGATGCAAAACGTGCTCATGATGAATTTGGTTTCTTACGTATGTGGTCCATTTATCCAGCTCAAATCCAATCGATTTTGGATGCAATGGCTCCAAACTTTGCAGAAACACAAACTGCATGTGACATTCTCATCAAAGCACAAGATGCAGAATGGGGACCGATCCAACACGATGGTGACTTACATGACCGCGCTACTTACCGTTATTTCTGGGAACTAGTGCAAAGAGCAAAACTCACAGGACAAAAACTTCCAGAAGAAGTAGAGAAGAGATTCTTTTCTAACTAA
- a CDS encoding ornithine carbamoyltransferase, translating to MSQVKHLISWQDWSDGEIQELLEFAVYVKKNRVYFSGHMAGRSLAMLFQKTSTRTRVSFEAGMTELGGHAIFLDWMASNFLLSDIDFEGKYLSSNVAIIMARLKKHEDLLVLKSGSTVPVINGCCNLFHPCQSLADILTIVMDSPNDWQKKSICYIGVHNNVANSLIEITAALGIHLTLVTPIASDESIVKASIERAKKKGTISWESDVKKAVASADYVYTDTWVDMEFFNDPKFQKEKEERIQLMMPYQVNAELVKNSKAKVMHDMPIHSGYEITREMVESERSIIFTQAENRLDAQKAIILKLLENHG from the coding sequence ATGTCCCAAGTAAAACATTTGATATCTTGGCAAGATTGGAGCGATGGAGAAATCCAAGAACTTCTTGAATTTGCTGTTTATGTAAAGAAAAATCGAGTTTATTTTTCCGGACATATGGCCGGCCGCTCTCTTGCGATGTTATTCCAAAAGACCTCTACCAGAACGAGGGTTTCTTTTGAAGCGGGAATGACAGAACTCGGAGGACATGCAATTTTTCTTGATTGGATGGCATCGAACTTCCTCCTTTCCGATATCGATTTTGAAGGAAAATATCTTTCCAGTAATGTGGCCATCATCATGGCAAGACTCAAAAAACATGAAGATCTTTTGGTGTTAAAATCAGGATCTACTGTTCCCGTGATAAACGGATGTTGTAATTTATTTCATCCCTGCCAATCTCTTGCGGATATATTAACTATTGTTATGGACTCACCGAACGATTGGCAAAAGAAAAGTATTTGTTATATAGGCGTTCATAATAACGTAGCAAACTCCCTGATTGAAATCACTGCAGCCCTTGGAATTCATTTAACTTTAGTTACACCCATTGCTTCAGATGAATCAATCGTGAAAGCGTCTATCGAAAGAGCAAAAAAGAAAGGTACTATTTCCTGGGAATCTGATGTAAAAAAGGCCGTCGCGTCTGCTGATTATGTTTACACAGATACTTGGGTAGATATGGAATTCTTTAACGATCCAAAATTCCAAAAGGAAAAAGAAGAAAGAATTCAGCTAATGATGCCCTATCAGGTGAATGCAGAATTAGTAAAAAACTCAAAAGCAAAAGTAATGCACGATATGCCCATTCATTCAGGTTATGAAATCACGAGAGAAATGGTGGAAAGCGAACGTTCTATTATATTCACACAGGCCGAAAATCGTCTGGATGCTCAAAAAGCAATCATACTCAAACTATTAGAAAACCATGGTTAA